A single window of Oreochromis aureus strain Israel breed Guangdong linkage group 5, ZZ_aureus, whole genome shotgun sequence DNA harbors:
- the gli1 gene encoding zinc finger protein GLI1, which produces MPVDMQPHQGLYYYETSPSQPSRGILPSDQSPYSDVSSLRAPLLDGPPQDCHAMYNPMTHGSGPGQGIGPCLDQYMRHPQAPPPHGMMGHRGMPPAEGGNSAPYCNQNNMMSHHNFCQVQHGSDQIGSGDGSRFSTPRSMLKLSKKRALSISPLSDASVDLQTVIRTSPNSLVAFVNSRCNPNGTSSYGHLSVSAMSPSLGYSSNINCQSRQQGSVYGGGTPLGGHTPGPCQASRLPPHNPRLHAPPKHGHLKTEPGLGGAIDGMNVKSLEERSEGDVASPSSTGTQDPLLGLLDGRDDLDKEDGKPEPEAIYETNCRWESCNKEFDTQDQLVHHINNEHIHGEKKEFVCHWQECSREQRPFKAQYMLVVHMRRHTGEKPHKCTFEGCNKAYSRLENLKTHLRSHTGEKPYVCEHEGCNKAFSNASDRAKHQNRTHSNEKPYVCKIPGCTKRYTDPSSLRKHVKTVHGPEAHITKKHRGDTGPRPPGSVMNPGGPNSELLLEKEETRREDCKLLAPETSLKSQPSPGGQSSCSSERSPLGSTNNNDSGVEMNPNAAGSLEDLTALEDGVAGGGGGGGEPGTMGMSAQALKRLENLKIDKLKQIRRPTPPGRGGSNKLPAIPGPGESMGMCAPSPLLSNRRVMELSNHELGGGTVACSTNDRRGSGTSSLSSAYTVSRRSSMVSPYLSSRRSSDGSQMGAPVGGGCHLLGAEQAGGDPLSPETNRRGAPCPGGGLPGLPNLTPAQQYSLKAKYAAATGGPPPTPLPNMEQPGTPGRRGGVLSEYHGQPLPPFLQQGGPRRHSANTEYSTGVIYPHQAPGNNNRRASDPVRAAADPQALPKRFNSLNNVAMMGRRNALQHRGSDTSLARHMYSPRPPSITENVMMEAIGMEPHHADNRDRSMMLPPGERNFMGYQQHNHTLGGVDGGPISTQLSPSHDALSCPERGYMQRQYPSQGGDITASAGVNPMAQARPVHSEGMSNALLQQAEYSMSNCQLSPSGPHYPSVGQGGDTGGPWNDTHSQVQTSSHPLQNQQAMQYSETSLHPQQTQAHFNNQTGLYNSSDGTHKLIIKPEQQFHPGMGAGDACQSAKLHQQRMLLQQTQGYPQQTGQVMMRNSNNPRCDFQGPNQNPFPSGEGLSLGCAGSALADGQRSETPMMQVKEMMVRNYVQSQQALMWEQQQEQQQSGLKPSPLSDNMDLSSQAAMMQHSPQHQNQNLYSNQTYPYPNQNLVMSPQAHSRVPSSVTPKDQQMAGLQGSCYNQEMVVPRPPQGRKPLSRQSSLSQVGGGYLGSPPHLSPVHSTSSPRRGVRLPPVQHPQHPQNEMFSPSNNNNNVYYSGQINIGMEKNMDAQNGPCLNQQHSMGSSLDPVGGTKSTPLANYPESGPISNALENLDLDNARIDFTSIIDDADSSSFSDVNNPIQGQPGSSSQASSRLTTPQTSVSLAAGSGLSNMAVGDMTSMLSSLAGENKYLNTLS; this is translated from the exons ATGCCAGTGGACATGCAGCCACACCAGGGGCTGTATTACTACGAGACCTCACCCAGCCAGCCCTCCAGAGG CATACTCCCATCAGATCAGTCTCCCTACAGTGATGTGTCTTCGCTTCGTGCTCCGCTCCTCGACGGCCCGCCCCAGGACTGCCACGCTATGTATAATCCCATGACTCATGGATCAGGACCAGGGCAGGGAATTGGCCCCTGCTTGGATCAATATATGAGGCACCCTCAAGCCCCACCACCCCACGGTATGATGGGCCACAGGGGCATGCCGCCCGCAGAAG GTGGTAACAGTGCCCCCTACTGTAACCAGAACAACATGATGTCTCATCACAATTTCTGCCAAGTTCAACATGGCTCTGATCAGATTGGATCAGGTGATG GCTCGAGGTTCTCCACACCTCGTTCCATGCTTAAGCTAAGCAAAAAGAGAGCTCTGTCCATCTCTCCTCTGTCTGATGCCAGCGTGGACCTGCAGACAGTAATCCGGACCTCACCGAATTCCTTAGTGGCCTTTGTCAACTCTCGCTGCAACCCCAACGGCACTAGCTCCTATGGTCATCTCTCTGTGAGCGCTATGAG TCCATCGCTCGGTTATTCCAGCAATATAAATTGCCAGTCCAGACAACAAGGGTCCGTGTATGGAGGAGGAACACCTCTGGGAGGACACACACCAGGCCCCTGCCAAGCTTCACGTTTACCTCCCCACAATCCTCGGCTCCATGCTCCGCCCAAACACGGACAC CTGAAGACAGAGCCAGGTCTTGGAGGTGCGATTGATGGCATGAATGTGAAGAGCCTGGAGGAGAGGTCAGAGGGAGATGTAGCTAGCCCTTCTTCCACTGGCACTCAG GACCCTCTTCTGGGCCTTCTGGATGGCCGAGATGATTTGGACAAAGAGGACGGGAAGCCTGAACCAGAGGCCATCTATGAGACCAACTGTCGCTGGGAGAGCTGCAACAAGGAATTTGACACACAAGACCAGCTAGTTCAT CACATCAACAACGAGCACATCCACGGCGAGAAGAAGGAGTTTGTGTGTCACTGGCAGGAGTGCTCTCGAGAACAGAGGCCTTTCAAAGCCCAGTACATGCTGGTGGTTCACATGCGcagacacacaggagagaagccACACAAGTGCACT TTTGAAGGCTGTAATAAGGCCTACTCTCGCCTGGAGAATTTGAAGACCCACTTGCGCTCTCACACTGGGGAGAAACCATATGTGTGTGAACATGAAGGCTGCAACAAAGCCTTCTCCAATGCTTCAGACCGAGCTAAACACCAGAACCGAACTCATTCCAATGAG AAACCTTATGTGTGTAAAATCCCTGGTTGTACCAAGCGATACACAGATCCAAGCTCTCTGCGTAAACATGTAAAGACCGTGCACGGCCCTGAGGCCCACATCACCAAGAAACATCGTGGAGACACTGGCCCTCGTCCCCCCGGTTCAGTTATGAACCCTGGAGGTCCCAACTCTGAACTGCTGCTGGAGAAAGAAGAGACACGCAGAGAAGACTGCAAACTATTGGCTCCTGAGACTTCTCTG AAATCCCAACCAAGCCCTGGTGGTCAGTCTTCCTGCAGTAGCGAACGTTCTCCACTGGGgagcaccaacaacaacgacagcGGCGTAGAAATGAACCCCAATGCAGCCGGTAGTCTGGAGGACCTCACAGCATTGGAAGATGGAGTtgcaggtggaggaggaggtggaggggagCCGGGAACAATGGGAATGTCAGCGCAGGCTCTGAAGAGGCTGGAGAACCTAAAGATTGACAAGCTGAAGCAAATCCGCAGGCCAACCCCTCCTGGGCGCGGAGGCAGCAACAAGCTTCCTGCAATACCTG gtccagGGGAGAGTATGGGAATGTGTGCACCTTCTCCACTTCTCTCAAATCGACGTGTTATGGAGCTGTCCAATCACGAGCTTGGAGGGGGAACAGTTGCCTGCTCTACTAATGACAGGAGAGGAAGTGGCACCAGCAGTCTAAGCTCAGCCTACACCGTGAGCCGTCGTTCCTCCATGGTGTCTCCTTACCTGTCCAGCCGACGCTCCAGTGATGGCTCGCAAATGGGAGCACCGGTTGGGGGAGGATGTCACCTTCTGGGTGCAGAACAGGCTGGGGGAGACCCTCTCTCTCCTGAGACCAATCGCAGAGGAGCTCCGTGTCCTGGAGGAGGGTTGCCTGGCCTTCCTAATTTAACCCCAGCTCAGCAGTACAGCCTAAAAGCCAAATACGCTGCAGCCACTGGTGGACCACCACCTACTCCTTTACCTAATATGGAGCAGCCAGGTACTCCTGGCAGAAGAGGAGGTGTTTTGAGCGAGTACCATGGTCAGCCTTTGCCTCCTTTCCTTCAGCAAGGTGGTCCTCGTAGGCATAGCGCCAACACAGAGTATAGCACCGGTGTTATCTACCCTCACCAAGCTCCAGGTAATAACAACAGGCGAGCCAGTGACCCAGTTCGTGCCGCTGCTGACCCTCAAGCTCTTCCCAAGCGCTTCAATAGCCTTAATAATGTAGCCATGATGGGCCGAAGGAATGCACTGCAACACCGTGGCTCTGACACCAGCCTTGCCCGCCATATGTATTCCCCCCGGCCTCCGAGCATTACGGAGAATGTAATGATGGAAGCTATAGGTATGGAGCCCCACCACGCTGACAACAGGGATCGCTCCATGATGTTGCCACCTGGAGAGAGAAACTTCATGGGATATCAGCAACACAATCACACCCTTGGAGGAGTAGATGGAGGTCCCATTTCAACTCAGCTGTCCCCGAGCCATGATGCCTTGAGCTGCCCTGAGAGGGGTTACATGCAGCGGCAGTACCCGAGCCAGGGAGGGGACATCACTGCCAGCGCTGGTGTAAATCCAATGGCACAGGCAAGACCTGTTCATTCAGAGGGCATGTCAAATGCACTTCTGCAACAAGCTGAGTACAGTATGAGCAACTGCCAGCTCAGTCCCTCTGGTCCCCATTACCCTAGTGTAGGCCAAGGTGGTGACACTGGAGGTCCTTGGAACGACACCCATAGCCAGGTCCAAACATCCAGCCATCCTCTTCAGAACCAGCAAGCTATGCAGTATTCAGAAACTAGCTTGCACCCACAACAAACCCAGGCTCACTTCAACAATCAAACAGGCCTCTACAACAGTTCAGATGGAACCCACAAACTCATAATCAAGCCTGAGCAGCAGTTCCACCCTGGGATGGGAGCTGGAGATGCCTGTCAGAGCGCTAAGCTCCATCAGCAACGCATGCTTCTGCAGCAAACACAGGGTTACCCACAACAAACAGGGCAGGTAATGATGAGGAACTCTAACAACCCCAGGTGTGACTTTCAAGGGCCAAACCAAAACCCTTTTCCTAGTGGAGAGGGATTAAGTCTGGGCTGTGCTGGCTCTGCACTGGCTGACGGTCAGAGGTCAGAAACCCCAATGATGCAGGTAAAGGAGATGATGGTGAGGAATTATGTGCAGTCCCAGCAAGCACTCATGTGGGAACAGCAgcaagagcagcagcagagtggATTAAAACCTTCTCCTCTCTCTGACAATATGGATCTGAGCAGTCAGGCAGCGATGATGCAACACAGTCCACAGCACCAAAACCAGAACCTTTATTCCAACCAGACCTATCCTTACCCCAACCAGAACCTGGTCATGAGTCCTCAGGCCCACAGCCGTGTGCCAAGCTCAGTAACACCTAAAGACCAGCAGATGGCAGGTCTCCAAGGTTCATGTTATAACCAGGAAATGGTGGTCCCCAGACCTCCTCAGGGGCGAAAACCTCTCAGCCGCCAGAGTAGTCTGTCACAGGTGGGAGGAGGCTACCTTGGCAGCCCACCACATCTGAGCCCTGTTCACTCCACTTCCAGTCCCAGGCGAGGCGTTCGACTTCCTCCTGTCCAGCATCCGCAGCATCCCCAGAATGAAATGTTCTCTCcttccaacaacaacaacaacgtaTACTACTCGGGTCAGATAAACATCGGTATGGAGAAAAACATGGACGCTCAAAACGGGCCTTGCCTTAACCAGCAGCATAGTATGGGGTCCAGTCTGGACCCAGTAGGTGGCACAAAGTCCACCCCTTTGGCTAACTATCCTGAGTCTGGCCCCATTTCAAACGCCCTAGAAAACTTGGACTTGGACAATGCTCGCATAGACTTCACTTCCATTATCGACGATGCTGACTCTTCGTCGTTCAGCGACGTCAACAATCCCATCCAAGGTCAACCGGGATCTTCCTCCCAGGCCTCATCCCGCCTCACCACACCCCAGACTTCTGTCAGCTTGGCTGCTGGGTCTGGCCTGTCTAACATGGCTGTGGGCGACATGACATCCATGCTATCCTCACTAGCTGGGGAGAATAAGTACCTGAATACACTGTCTTAG